In Candidatus Binataceae bacterium, the following proteins share a genomic window:
- a CDS encoding sulfatase-like hydrolase/transferase, which produces MAEESKPDFPKPVNVPKGAPNILLILTDDVGFGASRTFGGPIPTPTLNLLAKADLRYTEFHTTALCSPTRAALITGRNHHTDATGVIMEMATGYSSYNSPMFRSSGTTERLQHGVVRQEPQRSRSADLRGR; this is translated from the coding sequence ATGGCCGAGGAATCGAAGCCGGATTTCCCCAAACCTGTCAACGTGCCCAAAGGAGCGCCAAATATTCTTTTGATTCTGACCGACGACGTCGGCTTCGGAGCGAGCCGCACGTTCGGCGGACCGATTCCTACCCCCACGCTCAATCTTCTGGCTAAGGCTGACCTCCGCTACACGGAATTTCACACAACTGCGCTCTGTTCGCCCACGCGAGCGGCGCTCATCACGGGTCGCAACCATCACACCGACGCTACCGGCGTCATCATGGAAATGGCGACCGGCTATTCCAGTTACAATTCCCCGATGTTCAGGAGCAGCGGAACCACAGAACGACTACAGCACGGCGTGGTTCGGCAAGAGCCACAACGTTCCCGATCGGCAGACCTGCGAGGCAGGTAA
- a CDS encoding sulfatase-like hydrolase/transferase: MDPRFGKVGRQVCKDTDALTKKRMETIDDDIAERAVDFIQRQSKAGKPFFVWVNFTHMHFRTHTKPESLGQSGRRQSPYHDTMIDHDKNVGAVLKALDDPDIVAGNAFAMYSTDNGPHMNSWPDAAMTPLRSEKNSNWECAYRVPAMVRWPG, encoded by the coding sequence GTGGATCCGCGCTTCGGCAAGGTGGGTAGGCAGGTATGCAAGGACACGGACGCTCTGACCAAAAAGCGGATGGAGACCATCGACGATGACATCGCCGAGCGAGCCGTAGATTTCATCCAGCGGCAGAGCAAGGCCGGCAAGCCTTTCTTTGTCTGGGTCAATTTCACCCACATGCATTTTCGCACCCACACCAAACCGGAGAGTCTCGGTCAGTCTGGACGCCGGCAGAGCCCATATCACGACACCATGATCGATCACGACAAGAACGTCGGTGCGGTTCTCAAGGCGCTGGATGATCCGGACATCGTCGCGGGCAATGCGTTCGCGATGTACAGCACCGACAACGGTCCGCATATGAACTCCTGGCCGGATGCCGCGATGACGCCGTTGCGCAGCGAGAAGAACTCGAACTGGGAATGCGCCTACCGGGTGCCGGCGATGGTTCGTTGGCCGGGCTAG
- a CDS encoding transporter substrate-binding domain-containing protein: MRKILGVLAIAILGAALAAPVYSQTAGSPAASPQSETAEIRVAAIIAPPIVMEQNGHLTGFAVDLWNAVAARLKLKTSYQIMPDITSMEEALRSKSVDLILGVFITSTRDEVFDFSIPTLQTGLQIMVLDTGERTGTANPLSDLLRLLFSRTTLLWLGVALLIVLIPAHLIWLLDRRDPDGMLSNRNYFPGIFEAIYWGLSSLTSQAQTMPHQWVARVISNFWMFVSVVFVALYTAQLTATLTVQQIRGAIEGPDDLPGKQVATLAGTTAADYLREQHVQVQEFATTDQMFTALMDKKVDAVVTAAPLLLYYAAHEGKDRVKTVGPEFNTAPAAIMVQLDSPLRRKINLALIALREKGTYQQIYDKWFGTAAP, from the coding sequence TTGAGAAAGATTCTTGGTGTGTTGGCAATCGCGATCCTGGGAGCTGCCTTGGCGGCTCCCGTTTATTCACAAACCGCTGGCTCTCCCGCCGCTTCGCCACAAAGCGAAACCGCGGAGATTCGTGTGGCCGCAATTATTGCTCCGCCGATAGTCATGGAACAGAACGGCCACCTGACCGGATTCGCCGTCGATCTCTGGAACGCGGTTGCGGCGCGGCTGAAGCTGAAGACGAGCTATCAAATCATGCCCGACATAACCTCGATGGAGGAGGCATTACGATCCAAAAGCGTCGATCTCATCCTGGGCGTCTTTATAACGTCGACGCGCGATGAGGTCTTCGACTTTTCCATCCCAACATTGCAAACAGGCCTGCAGATTATGGTGCTGGATACGGGCGAAAGAACGGGGACGGCTAACCCCCTATCGGACCTGCTCCGTCTGCTGTTTTCGCGAACGACCCTGTTATGGCTCGGCGTGGCGCTGCTGATCGTACTGATTCCGGCTCATTTGATCTGGCTCCTGGATCGACGGGACCCGGACGGCATGCTTTCGAACCGGAACTACTTTCCGGGTATCTTCGAGGCAATTTATTGGGGACTATCGTCGCTAACATCGCAAGCGCAGACGATGCCGCATCAATGGGTTGCGCGCGTGATATCGAACTTCTGGATGTTCGTGAGTGTGGTTTTCGTCGCGCTGTATACTGCCCAGCTAACCGCGACCCTGACCGTTCAACAGATTCGTGGCGCTATCGAGGGGCCGGACGATTTACCTGGTAAGCAGGTCGCCACGCTAGCCGGCACCACCGCCGCCGATTATCTTCGCGAACAGCACGTACAGGTGCAGGAGTTCGCGACGACCGATCAAATGTTTACAGCTCTCATGGATAAGAAGGTGGATGCTGTCGTCACGGCCGCGCCATTACTCCTTTACTATGCGGCGCATGAAGGAAAAGATCGGGTGAAGACGGTCGGTCCCGAATTCAACACTGCGCCGGCCGCCATCATGGTGCAGTTGGACAGCCCGCTGCGCAGGAAGATCAACCTCGCTCTGATAGCGCTTCGTGAGAAGGGCACCTATCAGCAGATCTACGACAAATGGTTCGGCACCGCCGCCCCTTAA
- a CDS encoding DUF2252 family protein, producing MKVSAEVEIMPPRVMRAYATFCGLALARAHDKAGDAAMIAGYLGNIDHFDEAMGDYAIAYGDQVERDYETFVKAIRSGRIKTDVSPSRLATALR from the coding sequence ATGAAGGTTTCAGCTGAGGTCGAAATTATGCCGCCCAGGGTGATGCGCGCGTATGCGACGTTTTGCGGCCTGGCGCTAGCCCGAGCCCATGACAAAGCGGGCGATGCAGCGATGATCGCGGGCTACCTTGGCAACATCGATCACTTTGATGAGGCGATGGGCGACTACGCCATTGCTTATGGTGATCAGGTCGAACGCGACTACGAGACCTTCGTCAAGGCCATCCGCAGTGGCCGCATCAAGACCGATGTGAGCCCAAGTCGTCTCGCGACCGCGCTGCGATGA